The genomic interval TGCGGAGAATGGATGACATTAAAACGGAATCGGACAAATAGGGGCTCGCCGCCAGCAAGTCTTTGGTGAGCTTTGAAGAAGATACCTTCGGATCGTTTACCTCGCTTACCAGTTTCTGCGTATTGCCTCCGTCAATCATTGCGTTAAGTGAATCTTCCTGGTGTTCATAAGCATTAATGGCAGCAATCATTTCTTCGGAAGGAGAAATAGCCGACCGGTAGCCGAAGCCATTTCCTTTCGTGATCAGCTTTGGACACGTATTGCCATCACTATGGATATTGCAATTGTTCAGCACCCACGGTGATTTTACCTTGGATGCAACAGGCACATAGGCTCCGTTCGAATGGTGATAATAGGTAATGGCAGCTGAAGATAACCCGTCATGGTATAGCTGCCAGATGACAGGAGCACTATCATAAAATCTATTACCCGCCGGGCCATTAGAACCGGAGCAGGACCCTTGTGACCTCTGTATGCTACCTATAATTGCGGGTGAGGAAGGACTAAAAACAGCAATATTGTATTTGGAAGTAATAAAATCATTGCATTTAAATACTAATCCGTTTGTTATATAGTTTACAATGTTTCCAGCATTTTCACCCATTGATGCAGCGCCATATTGTAATCCTGTGAAATCATTCCTGTAAATAAGATTCGCATACTGGCCTGAGTTATTTACAATAATTCCATAGCTGTTAGCAAGCAATGGAGGCCCATTTGCTGGACCGGTAAAATCATTCTCTTGAACGGTGTAGCCCGTACAGGCAGACATATATAAGCCATAAATCTGTCCGGAGGGAAGCAGGTCTAAATTGAAAGTATTGCTGGTGATCACCGGGTTGTTTGTATATGCCGACATATAGATGCCGCGGTAGGTGCCCGAGAAATTGTTCTGGTCCAGGGTAAGAGTATGGGTTAGCTGTGTGCCATCGGAAACAAGCGCATAGACGCCCCGGTAGAGGTTAGTGAACTGGTTGACCACCGGGGTGCAGGGACTTTGACTGGGATCGCAGTAAGGCTCCAAGATATAATCGGCGTCTGAGCTGGAGATGCCGATGCCACGTGTAAGAATATCGGGGTTCAGGCTTCCAGGACCTGTAATGGTATTTCCTAAATATAGATGCCGTGGACATCCCACATGCTGATGAACTCGTTTGTAAACTGGCCGGTGTAAGGCGCATTCACGCCCGTGCAGGAAAAGGCAGAATTCTCGATGTAGCTCACATCCACTGCTTCGTTAATTACAGGGGCACTGGAAGGATACTTAAAAAAAGTTATCCCGTTGCGGTTGTTAACGAAGCTGCTTTGGTTAATCTGAAGGATGCCTCCGCCCTTGGTACCTAAACCATTGGGATAGGCATAATCTGGAGCCGAATAAAAAGCTTCATCTGCAAGCACGGCGATATATGCATTCTCGATCTTCGCATTGTTTTTCATCACCAGCATCCCCTGGTAATTTGGCATCTGAGTGGAGCTGTTTATGGATTGAGCTTTGGCAGGGTCTCCCAATACTTGGATGCCGCTCCACATGGTACCACAGGAATTAGTAATAGTGGCATTATCTATAACCATTTTGGCGCCGGGCATTATTTTTATATACCGGTCCTTGGCCATATTGATTTCTGCCGCATTATTTACGGTAAGAGTTAAACCTGCTGCCACTACTACATTGGTGGGCAGGGTGCGGCTTTTATCCCATGTGGTATTTGAGGAAAGAGTTGCCGTTGCATTGGGGGTGTATAATGCTGGAAGATCAGCTTCCCAAACTCCCCTGCCGAATGTAGCAGCACGAAGCTTATTAGTGCAGTAAAGAATTTCAAGATCACGAACTTCGACATTAGGGAGTTTATTGACTGGATCAAGATTAAATTGTGTCCATTGACTCATTGAATTATTGCGATAGAAAACTCCTACATCCGTTCCCACATATAATTCATTATTGCTTCCCGAACGATATACCAAAGAATAAATGTTATAGCAGGAATTGATACCCGTGCTGAAATCGCCCCATACATATTGTGCTATGTCATCGTTGTAATATCGATGCATTATTTTATGGGAGGTATTAGGATCATATTCTTCATAACCAATCCACATTTCATTGGGATTATTTGGATTTATTACAATAGAAGTTATTCTGTATTTCTGTTGTTGAATTCCGGGATCATTTAATGTTGGGGTAATATCCATCCAGCTTGAACAGGATATGCCCCCGCTATTAGATGTCATAAACAACCTTGAGTTTACTGTTCCTGAGGCGAAATCGGTGGCAGCTACAATAACCTGACTGTTAGAAGGAGCAATTGCTATGGCAGTAATTGGTTGTCCACCTGTGGAAAAACATGAAGGAAAATCAGAATTCTGTGTGTTAGTAATCCATTGATCGGTGGTTTTCCACAAGTCTGACCTCCCGACCAGATATGTACTGGATGAATTTGGATCCTGGATAATCGGAGGGTTGTCATATCTCGCTGAACCACTTGTTATCCCAATGCTTGACCATGAGATTCCACCATTAATTGATTTTTGGTAAACCAAACTATTGGGTGCTGCGTAAAGATTATTCTCTTCAGCGTAATCTATAAGGCTTCCGAAGGCATCTTGTCCAACGAGCGCGTAATGCGTTATATAGGTCCAGTTTGTGCCATCCCATAAATTAGTTCCTGTGTCCTGATCTCCAATTATTATTTTGCTTTTATTAGTGGCGGAAGTGCCGAATCTATAGATGGTGCTTGCATTTATTCCCATATTCAACTCTGTGAAAGAAGTTCCATCATATTTAAACACTCCGCCATCTGTTGCCATAAGAATTGTTGAACTATTCGGAAAATATTTTAAGCCCCATATATCCGCATGATAATTAGAATTTGGACTGCCAAGAACTGACCAATCACTACTTGCAGTTCCATGATTTACTGCTGTGTAAAAATATACATCTGCAGTAGCAATTTTATTATCATCGGTGGGATTTACAGCAATTGGAATTCTTCCTCCTGTTTTAGGATATTGAATATTCCATTGAGTTCCATCATACCAATATAAATAAGGTTGACTGGCATTCATTATTGCATACAGATATCCTGAATGCTGCGGGCTATTTACAAACGATACGCCGAGACGAATTAATTTTACAGTTGACGATAATGGAAAGTTGAGAACAGCATCTGCCATGCTAGGCCATGAACCCGTGCCATTATTAGTATTTATATAAATATTAGCATAATTTGAATTAGCTGAGGGATCAGCAAATGCAGCATAAACCGTAGAAGGATTACCCGGTTTAAATTCCACAGATGAACAGAATTGATTACCACTTACTGGCAATACCTTCGTCCAGGTTGTCCATGCATCTCCCGTCCGGTATAATCCATCCGACATGGCAGCATATTGGACATTCACATCAGATGGACTAATAATTATTCGTGAAATAAGTTTTTTATCGCAATATGCAATTGTAGGGCCTACGGCTTGGTATGCACCTGTTAACGTGTTCAGTTTGTATATTCCAACTGAAGGTTGCCATGGATCGTATCCTAAGTAGTTTAAATCTGGATCTTGTAGGTCAGTCATCAATTTGTTCCCATCACCTGTCGCCAGATACACTACATCAGAATTACCCGGATCAATAGCAATGTCTGAAATTGCGCTAAGAGGCAGCAAATCGGCAGCCGTGGAACTCCATGTAACTCCACCATTTATAGTTTTAAATAGTCCACCAAACCGTGAGCTGACGTAGAATTTATTGTTATCGTAAATAGCAAAAGATTTTAATTGACCTGTTCCATTAGCGTGGGCATTTGCACCTGAGGAAATAGAATTTAAAGGTGATCCTATGGGTCCCAAAGGAGTCCAGGGTTGTGACAGTACCTCACTATAGAATGCGATGATAAAAATTAAAGAGTAAACATTTTTCATAGAACAGAAATTTACTGTTATAGTATTATTAATTTAACAAAAAATGGCTGTTGTTTCTTGTCTTTGGATATTTCAAACAAATAAATCCCTTTTTGAAAGGTATCAGGAGGTAGATAAATGGAATTCGCGGAAAATATCACTGGTCTAACACTCCTTCCAGTAATATCGAGAACCTTGACTTTATATTGTTGAGGATATGTTAAATTTAAATAAATTGTCGATCCCATCGGTACCGGATTGGGATAAATCAACGAAGTAACACTTGCTATATTTATATTTTCGATAGCCAACGGCAAATCACAGGAAGGATAAACATATGAAGTATCTAAATACTGGATTTCTCCATTTACCTTCATACATTTCAAATTGTAGATGACTTCCCAGCCGATAAGAGAATATATTTTTTCGAGAATAAGACCTCCAGACCAACCTACTCCCTCAATCAATGCCACTGGATAACCAGTTGTATTTGTTAAATTAAATTTCTTATGGTAGCTATTATCAATTAAAATAGAATCAATGCTTGAGACTAGCATTGTATCTGCTACGTCATGCAGCCATGTTTGCGGTAAAACCTCTCCAGAATCTAAATCAAAGTCAAATAATATTGTTTCTTCCGGACTACAGGAACAGAAGTAGTATATTTTCCTGTTAACTGTATCTTCTCTGAGCGCCCCAAAATATTCCCCGTAAAATGCATTTCCCACTTCGGGCACTATATCCGCATAAAGCTTTTTATAGGTTGCATTACCAATAGTGGTATCACCTCTGGTATAATAATTTCGCTTCTCGCATATACCAAAACATTGCTCATCAAAATAATCTGCTCGCCACTCTCCGCCATCAAGAGGAAACGGATGATACACATTTGCCTGTGAAAAAGATTTCTTGAAAATCAAAAGACAAATAGCAATGAGTAAAAAATTTTTCATCAAAAAATATTGAGAAATGAATTATAATATTTCAATGTCTAAAACTAAGAAAATTTTTATCAGGTTTAATGCTGGTCGGGATTTGCAATCCAGACCCTTTAACCATGGATTTTATAATCCATATAAGAAACATTTAATCAAATTTATCCTCTTATTATTGCAGGGAGAATAGAAGAAATTACAATAAGGATGGATTACAAATCCAGAAACTCTTAGATCGGGATTATAATCCCGACCAGCTGGGGTATTACCATTTAGCTTAAGGATACTTTCTGGCGGCAGTCTCTATCAGTAAACATCATTTATTTGCACTCATTTAACCATTTCCGCTATCCATTTCCGCCATCAATTCCGATGAAGACATTTCTTTCTTTTTGAATTTTGTCCGTTTTCCCGATTTTTTCTTTTGCAATTCTATAATGCTCCCCACATTTTTGCCGCGCCTTGAATCCTGAGGGAGTTCCGGGGTTTTTTCCAGACATCAAAAACACATTCTTTTCTTTTCCCCGCAGCTTCACTCCGTTCAGCCTATAGCGTTGGATGGAGGAAGCTGCGGTATTTACAGGTTTATACTTAAGCAGGTTCTGCAGCTTCCTTTGCTTTTCCTTTCCCGCAGGCTTCACTCCGTTCAGCCCATAGAGTTGGATGCAGGAAGCTGTGGCATTTAAAGGTTTACGCTTGAGCACTTTCTGCCGCTCCCTTTGCTTGCGCACATATGCTCTATAAAGTAAAGCTGCAGGGGGGAGGCAAAGTACAGATGAATTATACTTCGGAAACAACAATAAGAAAATCTTTATAAAGGTTGAAGGAATTCCAGCTTCAATTTTTTGCTATCAGCTTTTTCGTTCACTAAAAAACTGATGGCATTCTTCAGATCGCTAAACTTACTCGGCTTGGTAAGGAAATAAGCTGCACCCAGCTTTTTAGTTTCTTTTACATCTTCGTCTAACTTGGAAGTAGTGTAAATGATAACAGGAATATTTCTGAAGCGCTTTGATCGTTTAATTTCGGCAAGGCATTGCTTTCCATTAAGGCGGGGCATATTAAGATCTAAAAAAATAAAATCAGGTAGCTTACCATCCTGTTCTCTCAAAAATTCCAATGCATCCTGACCGTTTACCGCACTGATGCACTTTATTTCAGGATTCACTTCATCTACTGCTTCTGTAAATAGTTCCTGGTCGTCGGAATCATCATCTACAATAAGAATCAGTTTGGAATTGTTCATTAGATTAGTCAGCTATTGGTGTTACAAGAAGCCTACTATCGGGTTTTTTTAAAGGGATGCAAAGTTAAGTAGAAGTAAGATAAGCTTTTAAATTAATTTTACAAAGTTTACAAAATAGTTGAATTCTCCATTTTTAACGGATATAAAAACGCAATTTTTCGTGAAAAATAATAGTCCATCAAAATTATTAAATGAAAAAAAATGAACCGGCTTCGTCATTTGAAGAGATATCCCGCCTTGAGCCTTCCGGCATTATTGTAATAGGAGCCTCTGCCGGTGGTCTCAATGCTTTCAACGAGCTGGTTTCCCAATTCCAAAATGATTGGAATGCTTTCGATTTACGAAACCTTATTCATAAAGTTCATAATTCAAAGCAGCCAGCAAAGAAATCCGGACTCGAAATCAATCACAATGGAAGCACCCACCAGGTTTCTATAGAGGCAATCCCCATTACCTCATCCGATGAAGGAGAAATATTGCTCGTGGTGTTTGACGAAACTGGACCATCCATTCCCACCGCAATTGACGCTTCTTTCGCAAAAGATAAACTAGTGCAACAGTTGCGCACTGTAATAGATGCCTTTAAACAAGATATGGCTTCCATAGTAGAAACGCTCGAAGTAAGCAATGAGGAGCTGCAGTCCGCCAGTGAGGAAGTGGTATCCAGTAATGAAGAGCTGCAAAGTATTAATGAAGAGATGGAAACCAGTAAAGAAGAAATTGAAAGTACCAATGAGGAGCTGTTGACCATGAACCATGAATTACAGGTGCGGAACGATCAACTGGCAGAGTCCTACGATTATTCCGAAGCTGTTATTGCAACCATCAGAGAATCCGTGCTTGTGCTCGATAGCCATTTCCGAATTAGAAATGCAAACCGTGCATTTTACAAGACATTTCAGGTAAAGGAGGCCGAAACAGAGGAAGTAGTATTGTATGATCTTCAAAATGGTGAGTGGAACATACCAGATTTGCATGAGCTTCTGGAGGGATTACTTCCCCGAAACAGCCATATTCAGGGTTACAGAATAAAACACGTTTTCTCCCGGATCGGCGAAAAGATAATGGTTCTAAATGTGCGGAAAATCGTGCAAAAAATTCATCGACAGGAATACATATTGATTGCGATAGAAGACATCACCGAACATGAAACGGCACAGCAGATCATTGCAGAACGGGAAGAATGGTTCCGCAATATGGCGAACAATGCACCGGTAATGATATGGGTATCGCAGCCGGATAAAAAACGAACATTTCTGAACCGAACCTGGCTAGAGTTTACAGGGCGTAAAATGGAAGAAGAAATAGGTGACGGCTGGATGGAAAATATTCATAAAGATGATGTAGGGCAATATCTTGAAATCTATAATGCCAGCATGGAAAAGCAGCAACCTTTTGAGGCGGAATACCGGCTTCGCCACCATGATGGTGAATACCGCTGGGTAAAGGTTCATGCAAAGCCAACTTATTCGGTAAATAATACTTATGTAGGGTACGTAGGCAGTGTTCTGGATATACAGGATCAGAAAGATGCAGAGTATTCTTTAAAAGAGGCTGCAGACAGGGTGGAGGAAATTTTGGGATCACTGCCGCATATGGCCTGGATGGCAGATACAAATGGAAAATTGATATTCGTAAATAAAGGGTATACGGCCTTTACCGGCCTCACCTTAATGCAGGTGCAATCCCAGAGCAGATCGGATTTGATTCATCCTGATGATGTTGAAGCAGCATACAAGCTGAGAGACAAGCATTTTAAAGAAGGCACCCCGTATGATTTTAAGGTAAGGTATAAACGGAAAGAGGATGGAATGTACCGCTGGCACCTGGTACGGGCGGTTCCGTTAAAGGACAATGGTGGAAAGATTACTGCCTGGGTAGGAACCAACACAGATATTCATGACGAGCAATCATTGAATGAGTTACTTCTTGAATCCACAGAAAAGCTTCGTGCAGCTCTGGATGGATTGCCGCAAATGGCCTGGATAACGGATGAGAAAGGGAATTTACATTTTGTAAATAAAGGATACAGTCTGTATACAGGACAGAATGAAAACGAAGTCATATCATTTGATCACGATAGCATCCATGCGGAGGATTCTAAAAAGTTTTTGTCAAAATGGAGGCAACATTTAAAAAGCGGTGAACCCATTGAATTGGAGGTTCGCTATAAGCGGGCCAGCGATGGAATGTACCGTTGGCACCTGTTGCGTGCAACGGCAATTAAAAATGCGAAAGGTAACATTACCTCCTGGGTAGGCACCAATACGGACATCCATGAGCAAAAAATGTTTTTTGGAGAACTGGAGCGCAGGGTGCAACAACGAACCTACGAGCTTCAGGAAGCTAATGTCAATCTTGAGCGCTCCAATAACGAGCTCGAGCAGTTTGCCTACGTGGCCAGCCACGACCTGCAGGAACCTTTACGAAAAATTCTCACCTTCAGCGACCGCCTGCAAGAGCGTTTTTATGAAGTGTTGCCGCCGGACGCCAAGGGATATATTGATAAGATAGCTACCAGTGCCGATCGCATGACCAAGCTGATCGACGACCTGCTTAATTTTTCAAGGGCATCCGCCATCAATACAGGTTATGAGCCCGTTGATTTAAATAAAACCCTTGAAAATGTATTGAAGGATTTTGATGTTACTATCGGGAATAAAAATGCAAAGATAAACTGCGAGCGGCTTCCCGTTATCGAGGCAATACCCGTTCAAATGGTGCAGCTTTTTCATAACCTGCTGAGCAATGCACTTAAGTTCGTTTATGCTGAAAGGCCTCCGGAAATTTTTATTAGTGCACAAAATTTTGACAGCAAAGAATTGATCAATCCGGGCTCATTAAATCATCAAACGGAATATTGTGAAATAGTGGTAAGAGACAATGGCATTGGCTTTCATTCAGCTTACGCTGATCAGATCTTTATCATTTTTCAGCGCCTGAATGAAAATAAAAATTATCCGGGAACCGGTATAGGGCTGGCGTTATGCCGGAAGATTGTAAGCAACCATGGTGGAAAAATTTATGCTGAATCGCGTGAGAAAGAAGGTTCTTCATTCCACGTAATATTGCCGTTGAAGCAATCATAAATTCCCGGCAGAATTAACCCCATTATTGGTTAATCATTACCTTCTTTCTAATCACCGTTTCATCTTCTTTCCATTCACATATATAATAACCCGCCGGTAATGATGGCAATATAATTTGATACATTGCCTGCCCTTCTTCCACCCGTACCTGCTTGGTAAATACGGGTTTGTTCACCATGTCATATAAAGTAATAGCTCCCCGTGGTGGACTTTGGGAGGTAAAAAAGATATTTAAATATTTGCCAGCAGGATTGGGTGTAATTGTAAAATCAATGATATTACAATTTGAACACCATTGGTTATATTTTTCCTTCTGAAAAGTAAAAGGTGTGCTGCTTTTGTTTACGAGCAGCCGGTAGCAATTATCCGGATCAAACTGCTGGTTATCGTGAGCAATTTGAATGAAGACGGTTCCGGTTTGATCATTGTTAAAAATTACCTGTTGCGGATTCAGTCCATTGAACTGTGAGCTGTCGATAATTATTCCCTGATCATTATAAAGTTTTATGGTATAGGTACGCGTTATATCCGCCAGGGTTATTTTAAGGTTGGTATAGTCTGATTTTATTTTCACCTTAAACCAGTCATGATCTTCTGAAGAAGCAATATTAGCACTGTAACCCCAGCTATCGGTAGCTGTAGTAGCGGTGATTAATGCTGCCGAAGAGCGGGTCTCATTTGGCTCATTAACATCATAACAATTATCACCACAGTAAATTTTATATACCGCATAATCGCATTCACCATTATTTTGAAGCTGATAAACCCCGGGTGTAACCGGAAGAGCACCACACGTATGGCCGTCAGCAAACACGAACCCTTCCGTGTCTGTACTGATATCATAAAATCCATCGCTACTCTCTTCTCCCCAATAGGTTCCCATCAATAAGTTTCCATTTTTATCAAACTTAGCAAGCGCTGCATCAGAATTATAAGCATCATCAATAGCAGGTTGAATAGCATTCGGCGTGGCAATGCCTTCTGCACTGCGGGTGGAACCGGCAATATAAATATTTGAATTACTGTCAATAGCCATTCCGTAAAACGTGTCATTTCCTTCACCACCATAGTATGATCCCCAAATGCGTTTCCCGTCAGTGCTGAATTTTGCAAGCAATGCATCAAAGCCTCCCGGCGTTCCGTCCAGGTTCAGCAGTTGCTGATAGGCACCCGCAGTAGCAATATTATTCTTACTGCCGGTGAAGCCCGTGATATATACATTTCCTTCGGCATCACATACTACACCTCTTCCATGATCTTCTGCCTCACCTCCGTAATAAGTGGCCCAGAACAGATGCCCGTTAGAGGTATCAAATTTGGCGAGAAATGCATCAGTGGCACCTCCGAAAGTTGTCTGATGCGCCCCGTTCGTAGCGATACCTGACGAACTTTCACAGGTTCCTTCTATGTATACTGCTCCTTTGCCATCAGCGGTAACAGCGTGAGCCCTGTCCTGACCTGCACCACTGAAGTAAGTTCCCCAACGAAGCACACCCTTAGTGGTAAACATTGCAACGTAAGCATCGCCGGAACCACCATAAGTTTCCTGATAGGTACCCGGAGTGGCAATTCCCTCGTCGCTGTTACAATAGCCTGCCATGAAAACGTGTCCATAATTATCTACACATACCTTTCTTCCTTGATCAGGACTGGAACCTCCATAATAGGTGCTCCACAACAACATACCTGAACCATTAAATTTTATCAAAATGCCATCACCCTGACCGGCACGGTGGGTCATGTATGCACCATCCGTGGCCAGGCCATCACTCGTGGTGTTTCCTGCCACATAAATATTATTACTGGTATCAGAGGTAATACTGTAACCGATATCCTGTTCACTGCCTCCGAAATAAGTGGCCCAGCCCAGGTTCCCATCCGTTTTAAATTTGGCTACACAAATATCAAGCACACCCTGAAAATTATTCTGGTAAGCACCCGTGCTTGCAATTAAACTAGTGCTCGAAGTAGTGCCGGCAATTATCGGCTTACCACCATGATCAACTGTTATTTCAGTATTTATTCCCTCGTTTCCGTTTCCTCCATAATAAGAACCCCATATAATATTCGGATCAATAATAAGCGTGTTATCTATAAAAGAAGGTACCTCAAAACTTAGCTCTCTATTGTGTATTCTCCGTTTTGCAAAGACGTGTTTTTTGCTTTCGCCTAAATAGCAAAACAGATTGGTTTCCCTTATAAAGCCTGTTAGAGATTTAGCAGACAGGTTGTTATTTTTGTCAAGCGCTATTGCAGATGCACCCTTGTATTGCATCTTAATGAGTGATGCCTTGGCTTTTGGATGCACTACAAAAAAATATTCCAGTTCAAAATTTGAATTCGCCGTAAATACAAGGTCAATTCCCGGGTAAATATCTTTATAGCTGATCCTGTTAAAAGCCTGTACTTGCCTGATCCCATTATTGTAAGCAGGTGAAATAAAATAATTAAAGTAGGTATCGGAATTCTCCTCCGCAATAATTATGGGTGACGGATTAGCATGCTCAAATATCACATCTATTCGGTTCGATGAAAGTACAGACCGTTGCGCAGGTTTATAAATATCATGGTCTTTATCAGAGATGCCTGCTTCGGGATGAGGCATTGCTATTCGATCTTCTTTAAAAATTTCATAACTAAAACCATTACTTCTCAGTTGAAGATTAAACAAGCCGTTAGAATATAAATATTTTACATCACTATTAGTAATACCATACTGATCGCGGATTTGACCCTGGTTTTCTACGAAACCCGAAAATGAAAAGGGTGAAGCAAATAAATCTATAGAACCGGCCTTTACAGAAATATTTACAATAGCAAATAGTATGGTAAAATAAATTTGTCTCATTAGAAAAAAATTAACAGTGAAGGATTACATTTATAAATGTAGCTAAGTTTAAGCAGAAAGTATGTATTTTCTGCACATATGGGTAAGGGCTCTGCCAATCCTTCTATTTATACGTTGAACAGTAATAAAGATTCATCAATAATCTTATCTGGTAAATAAAGTTACTTCGCAGTGGCTAAGAAAAAATTATTACATCTTTCAGAGCTGGCGCACTTCTCCAATGTATTCCAGCATCGGAAAGATTTAAAGGGTATGTGGCAGGAATCAGTTTTTAAAAACAATAACAACATTACCCTGGAACTGGGGTGTGGTAAAGGAGAATATTCTATATCACTTGCACGTCAGTTTATTACCCGGAATTTTATTGGCATAGATATAAAAGGCAGCCGTATATGGCGCGGCGCGAAAACAGCGCTGGAAGAAAACAGAATAAATGTTGTTTTTCTTCGTGCTTATATTGATCATCTTACTGAATATTTTACCAGCGAAGAAGTACATGAAATCTGGATTCCTTTTCCTGATCCTTATCCTGAAAACCGTAATGCACGAAAGAGGCTTACCGCGGCACGTTTTCTTGACAGGTACCGTAAAATACTTAAACCAGGTGGAATCATTCATTTAAAAACCGATGATATGATGTTGTATACGTTCACACTGGAAACACTCGAAAAAAATGATTGTCGTATTATTTTTTGCTCGGACAACATCCTTCCACTATATGAAACTGATAAAATGCTGTCCATACAAACTTTCTATGAACAAAAGCATATTTCTAAAGGTAAAACAATAAAATACATCAGATTCAGCTTTAAATAGTATGAAAGAAGATAATTTCTATGAACGGGTTTATGCGGTGGTAAGAAAGATCCCGAGAGGTCGTGTTACCAATTACGGGGCTATCGCAGATTATATCGGCACGGGCATGAGTGCACGGATGGTTGGATGGGCAATGCATGGCGGCCAGGCCATTTTGCCTAAGGTTCCTGCCCACCGGGTGGTAAACCGTAACGGGCTGCTTACAGGCAAGCACCATTTTTCAACACCTACACTGATGATGGAATTGCTGGAAGCAGAGGGAATATCAGTTGAAAATAACCAGGTTACACATTTCAGGAAACTATTCTGGGATCCTTTCCTGGAACTGAATTCACGAAGCAATAAGAAATCAGGACTTTCAAAAAAGAAGAGAAAATAAAACGTATAAATTATGGAGGACTGTCTGACAAATTTTTTAATTCAGCAGAACACTTAATTTCCCTGTCCCGGTAGATTTATTTTACCACACTACCGCTGCATATCATTCTGCGGAGCAATTTCTTTTCTAATATTTTGCTTTTCCTGTTTCTTATTTTTTTGCAAATGCTGCCTTGATTTTTTTGACTTTGGAATTTTAGTAACGATAACCGGTTTCTCGGTAAGTTCAGTGTAATTTATATTCAGATTTTCTTGGGATAAAGGAAAATTAACGGCTGCCTTATCAGCAGCAAATAGGCTTGTTCCATTCGCATTTTGTATCAGACATAAAACAGGAATGGAAAACAGAATTACATGAATAACCTTTTTAAACATTCGATTTAGTTGAGTGCATATTAAAAATACTAAATTTTAATGGAGGTTAATGTTTTTGGAAGAACTAAAATAAAAAAAAGTTGCTTCTTTATCAAAGCAACTTTTTCTAACCTCACTTTTACTTACACTTATTTCCCGTGGCTGTGAACTTTTTTCTGAGCTCTGGCTTTCACCTGGTCACGGTGTTGCCA from Chitinophagales bacterium carries:
- a CDS encoding T9SS type A sorting domain-containing protein, which produces MGCPRHLYLGNTITGPGSLNPDILTRGIGISSSDADYILEPYCDPSQSPCTPVVNQFTNLYRGVYALVSDGTQLTHTLTLDQNNFSGTYRGIYMSAYTNNPVITSNTFNLDLLPSGQIYGLYMSACTGYTVQENDFTGPANGPPLLANSYGIIVNNSGQYANLIYRNDFTGLQYGAASMGENAGNIVNYITNGLVFKCNDFITSKYNIAVFSPSSPAIIGSIQRSQGSCSGSNGPAGNRFYDSAPVIWQLYHDGLSSAAITYYHHSNGAYVPVASKVKSPWVLNNCNIHSDGNTCPKLITKGNGFGYRSAISPSEEMIAAINAYEHQEDSLNAMIDGGNTQKLVSEVNDPKVSSSKLTKDLLAASPYLSDSVLMSSILRNPPMNDNELQQLVLSNSPLDDTTFSLLKTTNAKLADNGAIKDAQEAEASAMDLLQAQIGDLFTWRNYELYQLVNYYVANNESDSAREFLLSKNENTMALPFVFQNGDFKTADNIIASMPETNSDEKNLKDYYSIMLTRAESGNSMDSLTDDQWNEVQKMANKNSIAGYLALNLLDHVKGETYEEDFPPIIEEGTDTAMQRTSKGYSQEKITVDLIPNPAQNQVIITIGNMGTSESIWMEIFDVMGNKFAAIPFGAAQLSYTVNTSMYPPGIYLLNFKSDNQIVTQKKLIVLKK
- a CDS encoding T9SS type A sorting domain-containing protein encodes the protein MKNFLLIAICLLIFKKSFSQANVYHPFPLDGGEWRADYFDEQCFGICEKRNYYTRGDTTIGNATYKKLYADIVPEVGNAFYGEYFGALREDTVNRKIYYFCSCSPEETILFDFDLDSGEVLPQTWLHDVADTMLVSSIDSILIDNSYHKKFNLTNTTGYPVALIEGVGWSGGLILEKIYSLIGWEVIYNLKCMKVNGEIQYLDTSYVYPSCDLPLAIENINIASVTSLIYPNPVPMGSTIYLNLTYPQQYKVKVLDITGRSVRPVIFSANSIYLPPDTFQKGIYLFEISKDKKQQPFFVKLIIL
- a CDS encoding response regulator; amino-acid sequence: MNNSKLILIVDDDSDDQELFTEAVDEVNPEIKCISAVNGQDALEFLREQDGKLPDFIFLDLNMPRLNGKQCLAEIKRSKRFRNIPVIIYTTSKLDEDVKETKKLGAAYFLTKPSKFSDLKNAISFLVNEKADSKKLKLEFLQPL
- a CDS encoding PAS domain S-box protein — encoded protein: MKKNEPASSFEEISRLEPSGIIVIGASAGGLNAFNELVSQFQNDWNAFDLRNLIHKVHNSKQPAKKSGLEINHNGSTHQVSIEAIPITSSDEGEILLVVFDETGPSIPTAIDASFAKDKLVQQLRTVIDAFKQDMASIVETLEVSNEELQSASEEVVSSNEELQSINEEMETSKEEIESTNEELLTMNHELQVRNDQLAESYDYSEAVIATIRESVLVLDSHFRIRNANRAFYKTFQVKEAETEEVVLYDLQNGEWNIPDLHELLEGLLPRNSHIQGYRIKHVFSRIGEKIMVLNVRKIVQKIHRQEYILIAIEDITEHETAQQIIAEREEWFRNMANNAPVMIWVSQPDKKRTFLNRTWLEFTGRKMEEEIGDGWMENIHKDDVGQYLEIYNASMEKQQPFEAEYRLRHHDGEYRWVKVHAKPTYSVNNTYVGYVGSVLDIQDQKDAEYSLKEAADRVEEILGSLPHMAWMADTNGKLIFVNKGYTAFTGLTLMQVQSQSRSDLIHPDDVEAAYKLRDKHFKEGTPYDFKVRYKRKEDGMYRWHLVRAVPLKDNGGKITAWVGTNTDIHDEQSLNELLLESTEKLRAALDGLPQMAWITDEKGNLHFVNKGYSLYTGQNENEVISFDHDSIHAEDSKKFLSKWRQHLKSGEPIELEVRYKRASDGMYRWHLLRATAIKNAKGNITSWVGTNTDIHEQKMFFGELERRVQQRTYELQEANVNLERSNNELEQFAYVASHDLQEPLRKILTFSDRLQERFYEVLPPDAKGYIDKIATSADRMTKLIDDLLNFSRASAINTGYEPVDLNKTLENVLKDFDVTIGNKNAKINCERLPVIEAIPVQMVQLFHNLLSNALKFVYAERPPEIFISAQNFDSKELINPGSLNHQTEYCEIVVRDNGIGFHSAYADQIFIIFQRLNENKNYPGTGIGLALCRKIVSNHGGKIYAESREKEGSSFHVILPLKQS